The following coding sequences lie in one Miscanthus floridulus cultivar M001 chromosome 9, ASM1932011v1, whole genome shotgun sequence genomic window:
- the LOC136482344 gene encoding coniferyl alcohol acyltransferase-like, translated as MVNEGTTDGARHGHGRDEVTITAVSTMAPALPVQEHRLPLSNLDLILPPIDVSVFFCYADPAGGCSHHPAAVLKAALAKTLVAYYPLGGEVVANAAGEPELLCSGRGVDVAEATADGTLLPDLHLGLPDESVEPLVPKKKAGVMSVQVTRFKCGGTVVGCTFDHRVCDAYSFNMFLVAWAAAARGSSAPPAPSFHRSFLAPREPEPLSCTAGNLADRLFVPVSLAPALPDTAATNRIYCVSADDVAALQASAGSGRTKLEAFTAHLWQLYAKAAAASRRQQQSCCMGVVVDGRTRLRRDGAMEAYFGNVLTIPYGVMGTDALRGMALADVAGDVHRWVAEAATSEHFRELVNWVEAQRPEPTVARAYLGRGHGGEDAMACVVSSWMRLPVGEVDFGWGRPAFASYHFPWPGGAGYVMPMPSARGDGDWVVYVHAAPEVVEVMEAEPTVFRALEEANYLFDWAD; from the exons ATGGTCAACGAAGGCACCACCGACGGCGCCAGGCATGGGCACGGCCGTGATGAGGTGACCATCACGGCCGTCTCGACGATGGCGCCGGCGCTGCCGGTGCAGGAGCACCGACTGCCGCTGTCGAACCTGGACCTCATCCTCCCGCCCATCGACGTCAGCGTCTTCTTCTGCTACGCGGACCCCGCCGGCGGCTGCAGCCACCACCCGGCCGCGGTCCTC aaagcggcCCTGGCCAAGACGCTGGTGGCGTACTACCCGCTGGGCGGGGAGGTGGTGGCCAACGCCGCGGGTGAGCCGGAGCTGCTGTGCAGCGGCCGCGGGGTGGACGTCGCGGAGGCGACCGCCGACGGCACCCTGCTGCCGGACCTGCACCTGGGCCTGCCCGACGAGAGCGTCGAGCCGCTCGTGCCCAAGAAGAAGGCCGGCGTCATGTCCGTGCAG GTGACCAGGTTCAAGTGCGGCGGCACCGTCGTCGGGTGCACCTTCGACCACCGCGTCTGCGACGCCTACTCCTTCAACATGTTCCTCGTCGCGTGGGCCGCAGCCGCCCGCGGCAGCTCAGCGCCTCCGGCCCCGTCCTTCCACCGCTCGTTCCTCGCGCCGCGTGAACCAGAACCGCTCAGCtgcaccgccggcaacctcgcggATCGCCTCTTCGTCCCCGTGAGCCTCGCGCCGGCCTTGCCAGACACAGCCGCCACCAACCGCATCTACTGCGTGTCCGCCGACGACGTCGCGGCGCTTCAGGCTTCGGCGGGGTCCGGGCGCACGAAGCTGGAGGCGTTCACGGCGCACCTGTGGCAGCTCTACGCCAAGGCCGCAGCGGCCTCTCGGCGCCAGCAGCAGTCGTGCTGCATGGGCGTGGTGGTGGACGGGCGCACTCGCCTTCGCCGCGACGGCGCCATGGAGGCCTACTTCGGCAACGTGCTGACCATCCCCTACGGCGTCATGGGTACCGACGCCCTGCGCGGCATGGCGCTCGCCGACGTAGCGGGCGACGTGCACCGGTGGGTGGCGGAGGCCGCGACCAGCGAGCACTTCCGCGAGCTCGTCAACTGGGTGGAGGCGCAGCGGCCGGAGCCCACGGTGGCGAGGGCGTACCTGGGCCGCGGCCACGGCGGCGAGGACGCGATGGCCTGCGTGGTGTCCTCGTGGATGCGGCTCCCCGTCGGCGAGGTGGACTTCGGGTGGGGCCGGCCGGCGTTCGCATCGTACCACTTCCCCTGGCCCGGCGGCGCCGGGTACGTGATGCCGATGCCGAGCGCGCGCGGGGACGGCGACTGGGTGGTGTACGTGCACGCGGCGCCAGAGGTGGTGGAGGTGATGGAGGCCGAGCCGACGGTGTTCAGAGCGCTGGAGGAGGCTAACTACCTGTTCGACTGGGCGGATTGA